One Vespa crabro chromosome 1, iyVesCrab1.2, whole genome shotgun sequence genomic region harbors:
- the LOC124422769 gene encoding GATA zinc finger domain-containing protein 14-like, with the protein NNNNNNNNNNNNNNNNNNNNNNNNNNNNNNNNNNNNNNNNNNINNFNNNNNNNNNNNNNNNNNNNNNNNNNDYNKKNNNHINNNNNNNNNNNNNNNKNNNNNNNNKNNNNNNSNNNNNNNNNNNNNNINNNSNNNNNNNNNNYYNNNSNNNNNNNNNNNKSNNNNNNNNNNNNNNNNNNNNNNNNNNNNNNYNNNNNNNKNNNNNNNNNNNNNYNNNNDNNNKNNNNNNNNNNNNNNNNNNNNNNNNNNNINNNNNNNNNNNNNNNNNNNNYNNNNSNNNNNINNNNNNKNNVNTNDNNNNNNNNNNNNNNNNNNNNNNNNNND; encoded by the exons aataacaataacaataataataacaataacaataataataataataataataataacaataataataacaataataataacaataacaataacaataacaataacaataacaacaacaataacaatatcaataactttaacaataacaataacaataataataataataataataataataataataataataataataacaataacaataacgattacaataaaaaaaacaataaccatatcaataacaataacaataacaataacaataataataataataataataaaaataataataataataataataataaaaataataataataataacagtaataacaacaataataataacaataacaataacaataac aatatcaataacaatagtaataataataacaataacaataataataattattataataataatagtaataataataataataataacaataataataataaaagcaacaataataataataataataataacaataataataataataataataacaataataataataataacaataacaataataataataattataataataataacaataataataaaaataataataataataacaataacaataataataataattataataataataacgataacaataacaaaaacaataacaataacaataacaataacaataacaataataataataataataataataataacaataacaataacaataacattaacaataacaataacaataacaataacaataacaataacaataacaataacaataacaattataataataataatagtaataataacaataatattaataataataataataataaaaacaatgtcaataccaatgataataataataacaataacaataacaataacaataacaataacaataataataataataacaataacaataacaataacgat
- the LOC124422828 gene encoding probable serine/threonine-protein kinase clkA: protein NNNNNNNNKNNNNNNNNKNNNNNNSNNNNNNNNNNNNNINNNNNNNNNNNNNNNNNNYSNNNNNNNNNNNNNNNNNNNNNNNNNNNNNNNNNNNNNNNNNNNNNNNNNNNNNNNYNNNNSNNNNNINNNNNNKNNDNTNDNNNNNNNNNNNNNNNNNNNNNNNINNDNNNNNDNNNNNNNNNNNNNININNNNNNNNINNNSNNNNNNNNNNYYNNNSNNNNNNNNNNNKSNNNNNNNNNNNNNNNNNNNNNNNSNNNNNNYNNNNNNNKNNNNNNNNNNNNNYNNNNDNNNKNNNNNNNN, encoded by the exons aacaataataataataataataataaaaataataataataataataataataaaaataataataataataacagtaataacaacaataataataacaataacaataacaataacattaacaataacaataacaataacaataacaataacaataacaataacaataacaattatagtaa taataataataataataacaataataataataataataacaataataataataataataataataataataataataataataataataataacaataataataataataacaataacaataacaataacaataacaataacaataacaataacaataacaattataataataataatagtaataataacaataatattaataataataataataataaaaacaatgacaataccaatgataataataataacaataacaataacaataacaataacaataacaataataataataataacaataacaatatcaataacgataacaataacaataacgataacaataacaataacaataacaataacaataacaataatattaacattaacaataacaacaacaataacaatatcaataacaatagtaataataataacaataacaataataataattattataataataatagtaataataataataataataacaataataataataaaagcaacaataataataataataataataacaataataataataataataataacaataataataataataacagtaacaataataataataattataataataataacaataataataaaaataataataataataacaataacaataataataataattataataataataacgataacaataacaaaaacaataacaataacaataacaat
- the LOC124432839 gene encoding putative uncharacterized protein DDB_G0286901 codes for NNNNINNNNNNNNNNNNYNNNNNNNNNNNNNNNNNNNNNNNNNNNNNNNNSNNNNYNNNYNNNNNNNKNNNNNNNNNNNNNNNNNNNNNNNNNNNNSNNNNNNNNNNNNNNNNNNKSNNNNNNNNNNNNNNNNNINNNNNNNNNNNNNDNNNNNNNNNNNNNNNNNNNNNNNNNNNNNINNNNNNYDNKNHNNNNNNNNNNNNNNNNNNINNNNNNYNNNNNNNNNNNNNNNNNNNNNNNNNNNNNNNNNNNNNNNNNNNNNNNNNNNNNNNNNSNNNNNNYNNNNNNNKNNNNNNNNNNNNNYNNNNDNNNKNNNNNYNNNYNNNNNNNKNNNNNNNNNNNNNNNNNNNNNNNNNNNNSNNNNNNNNNNNNNNNNNNNNNNNNNNNNNNNNNNNNNYNNNNNNNKNNNNNNNNNNNINNNNNNNNNNNNNNNNNNNNNNNNNNNNNNNNNNNDNNNNNNYNNNNNNNNNNNNKNKNNNNNNNNNNNNNNNNNNNNNYNNNNDNNNKNNNKNNNNNNNNNNNNYNNNNNNNKNNNNNNNNNSNNNNNINNNNNNNNNNNNYNNNNNNNNNNNNNNNNNNNNNNNNNNNNNNNNSNNNNYNNNYNNNNNNNKNNNNNNNNNNNNNNNKNNNNNNNNNNNNSNNNNNNNNNNNNNNNNNNKSNNNNNNNNNNNNNNNNNNNNNNNNNNNNNNNNNNNNNNNNNNNNNNNNNNNNNNNNNNNNNNNNNNNNNNNNNNNNNNNNNNNNNNNNNNNDYNKKNNNHINNNNNNNNNNNNNKNNNNNNNINNNNNNNNNNNNNNNNNNNNNNNNNNDYNKKNNNHINNNNNNNNNNNNNNNNNNNNNNNNNNNNNNNNNSNNNNNNNNNNNKSNNNNNNNNNNNNNNNNNNNNNNNNNNNNNNYNNNNNNNKNNNNNNNNNNNINNNNNNNNNNNNNNNNNNNNNNNNNNNNNNNNNNNDNNNNNNNNNNNNINNNSNNNNNNNNNNKNNNNNNNNNNNNNNNNNNNNNNINNNNNNYDNNNNNNNNDNNNNNNNNNNNNNNNNNNNNSNNNNNNINTNKCNNINNNKNNNNNNNNNNNNNDNNNNNYNNNNNNNNNNNNNNNNNNNNNNNNNSINNTVITSKNNNNNNNINNNNNNNNNNNNNDNNNNNNNNNNNNNNNNNNNNNNNNNNNNNINNNN; via the exons aacaataataacattaataataataataataacaataacaataacaataactataacaataacaataacaacaataataataataataataataataataataacaacaataacaataataataataataataataataataataacaatagtaataacaataactataacaataactataacaataacaataacaataacaaaaacaataataataataataataataataataataataacaacaataacaataacaataataataataataataataataataatagtaataataataataataataacaataataataataataataacaataataataataaaagcaacaataataataataataataataataat aataacaataacaataacaatataaataataataataataataataataataataacaataacgataacaataacaataacaataataataataataataataataacaataataataacaataataataacaataacaataacaataacaatatcaataacaataataataactatgacaataaaaatcacaataataataataataataacaataataacaacaataacaataacaataacaatatcaataacaataataataactataacaataacaataacaataataataacaataacaataataataataataataataataacaataataataacaataataataacaataacaataacaataacaataacaataacaacaacaataacaat aataataataataataataataacaataataataataataacagtaacaataataataataattataataataataacaataataataaaaataataataataataacaataacaataataataataattataataataataacgataacaataacaaaaacaataacaataactataacaataactataacaataacaataacaataacaaaaacaataataataataataataataataataataataacaacaataacaataacaataataataataataataataataataatagtaataataataataataataacaataataataataataataacaataataataataa taataataataataacaataataataataataacaataacaataataataataattataataataataacaataataataaaaataataataataataataataataataataacattaataataataataataataataataacaataacaataacaataacaacaataataataataataataataataataataataataacaataacaataacaataacgataacaataacaataacaattacaataacaataacaataacaataacaataacaataacaaaaacaaaaataataataataataataataacaataataataataataacaataacaataataataataattataataataataacgataacaataacaaaaacaataacaagaacaataacaataacaataacaataataataataattataataataataacaataataataaaaataataataataataataataataacagtaataacaataataacattaataataataataataacaataacaataacaataactataacaataacaataacaacaataataataataataataataataataataacaacaataacaataataataataataataataataataataacaatagtaataacaataactataacaataactataacaataacaataacaataacaaaaacaataataataataataataataataataataataacaacaataaaaataacaataataataataataataataataataatagtaataataataataataataacaataataataataataataacaataataataataaaagcaacaataataataataataataataataataataataataataacaataacaataacaataacaataataataataataataataataataataataataataataataataataataacaacaacaataa caacaataataataataataataataacaataataataataataataataataataataataacaataacaataacaataacaataataataataataataataataataataataataataataataacaataacaataacgattacaataaaaaaaacaataaccatatcaataacaataacaataacaataataataataataataataaaaataataataataataataatatcaataacaataacaataacaataataataataataataataataataataataataataataataacaataacaataacgattacaataaaaaaaacaataaccatatcaataacaataacaataacaataacaataacaataataataataataataataataataataataataataataataataataataataacaataac aatagtaataataataataataataacaataataataataaaagcaacaataataataataataataataacaataataataataataataataacaataataataataataacaataacaataataataataattataataataataacaataataataaaaataataataataataataataataataataacattaataataataataataataataataacaataacaataacaataacaacaataataataataataataataataataataataataacaataacaataacaataacgataacaataacaataacaataacaacaacaataacaatatcaataacaatagtaataataataataacaataacaataataataaaaataataacaataacaataataataacaataataataacaataacaataacaataacaataataatatcaataacaataataataactatgacaataacaataataataataataatgacaataacaataacaataacaataacaataacaataacaataacaataacaataacaataacagtaacaataacaataacaatatcaataccaataagtgtaataatattaataataataagaacaataacaataacaataacaataacaataacaataacgataacaataacaataactataacaataataataataataataataataataataataataataataataataataataataacaataataataatagtattaataatacagtaataaca agtaaaaataacaataacaataacaatataaataataataataataataataataataataacaataacgataacaataacaataacaataataataataataataataataacaataataataacaataataataacaataacaataacaataacaatatcaataacaataat
- the LOC124422737 gene encoding GATA zinc finger domain-containing protein 14-like: NNNNNNNNNNNNNNNNNNNNNNNNNNNNNNNNNNINNNSNNNNNNNNNNNYNNNSNNNNNNNNNNNKSNNNNNNNNNNNNNNNNNNNNNNNNNNNNNNYNNNNNNNKNNNNNNNNNNNINNNNNNNNNNNNNNNNNNNNNNNNNNNNNNNNNNNDNNNNNNNNNNNNNNNNNNNKNKNNNNNNNNNNNNNNNNNNNNNYNNNNDNNNKNNNNNNNNNNNNNNNNNNNNNNNNNNNNNNNNNNNNNNNNNNNNNNNNNNNNNNNNNNNINNNSNNNNNNNNNNKNNNNNNNNNNNNNNNNNNNNNNINNNNNNYDNNNNNNNNDNNNNNNNNNNNNNNNNNNNNNNNNNINTNKYNNINNNKNNNNNNNNNNNNNDNHNNNYNNNNNN; this comes from the exons aataacaataacaataacaataacaataacaataacaataacaataacaataacaataacaataacaataacaataa taacaataacaacaacaataacaatatcaataacaatagtaataataataacaataacaataataataataattataataataatagtaataataataataataataacaataataataataaaagcaacaataataataataataataataacaataataataataataataataacaataataataataataacaataacaataataataataattataataataataacaataataataaaaataataataataataataataataataataacattaataataataataataataataataacaataacaataacaataacaacaataataataataataataataataataataataataacaataacaataacaataacgataacaataacaataacaataacaataacaataacaataacaataacaataacaataacaaaaacaaaaataataataataataataataacaataataataataataacaataacaataataataataattataataataataacgataacaataacaaaaacaataacaataacaataacaataacaataacaataataataataataataataataataataataataacaataacaataacaataataataataataataataacaataataataacaataataataacaataacaataacaataacaataacaataacaacaacaataacaatatcaataacaatagtaataataataataacaataacaataataataaaaataataacaataacaataataataacaataataataacaataacaataacaataacaataataatatcaataacaataataataactatgacaataacaataataataataataatgacaataacaataacaataacaataacaataacaataacaataacaataacaataacaataacaataacaataacaatatcaataccaataagtataataatattaataataataagaacaataacaataacaataacaataacaataacaataacgataaccataacaataactataacaataataataataat
- the LOC124432838 gene encoding probable cyclin-dependent serine/threonine-protein kinase DDB_G0292550, translated as KNNVNTNDNNNNNNNNNNNNNNNNNNNNNNNNNNDNNNNNDNNNNNNNNNNNNNNNNNKNNNNNNNNNNNNNNNNNNNNNNNNYNNNNNNNKNNNNNNNKNINNNNKNNNNNNNNNNNNNNNNNNNNNNNNNDDDNNNNNDNNNNNNNNNNNNNNNNNKNNNNNNNNNNNNNNNNNNNNNNNYNNNSNNNNNNNNNNNKSNNNNNNNNNNNNNNNNNNNNINNSNNNKNNVNTNDNNNNNNNNNNNNNNNNNNNNNNNNNNDNNNNNDNNNNNNNNNNNNNNNNNNNNNNNNYSNNNSNNNNNINNNNYNNNNNNNKNNNNNNNKNINNNNKNNNNNNNNNNNNNNNNNNNNNNNNNDDDNNNNNDNNNNNNNNNNNNNNNNNKNNNNNNNNNNNNNNNNNNNNNNNYNNNSNNNNNNNNNNNKSNNNNNNNNNNNNNNNNNNNNNINNNNNNNNNNNNNNNNNNNNNNNNNNNDYNKKNNNHINNNNNNNNNNNNNKNNNNNNNNKNNNNSNSNNNNNNNNNNNNNNNNNINNNNNNNNNNNNNNNNNNN; from the exons aaaaacaatgtcaataccaatgataataataataacaataacaataacaataacaataacaataacaataataataataataacaataacaacaacaataacgataacaataacaataacgataacaataacaataacaataacaataacaataacaataacaataacaataacaaaaacaataataataataataataataataataacaataataataataataacaataacaataataataataattataataataataacaataataataaaaataataataataataataataaaaacattaataataataataaaaataataacaataacaataacaataacaacaataataataataataataataataataataacaataacaataacgatgacgataacaataacaataacgataacaataacaataacaataacaataacaataacaataacaataacaataacaaaaacaataataataataataataataataacaataataataataataacaataacaataataataataattataataataatagtaataataataataataataacaataataataataaaagcaacaataataataataataataataacaataataataataataataataataataat aatattaataatagtaataataataaaaacaatgtcaataccaatgataataataataacaataacaataacaataacaataacaataacaataataataataataacaataacaacaacaataacgataacaataacaataacgataacaataacaataacaataacaataacaataacaataacaataacaataacaataacaataacaataacaattatagtaataataatagtaataataacaataatattaataataataattataataataataacaataataataaaaataataataataataataataaaaacattaataataataataaaaataataacaataacaataacaataacaacaataataataataataataataataataataacaataacaataacgatgacgataacaataacaataacgataacaataacaataacaataacaataacaataacaataacaataacaataacaaaaacaataataataataataataataataacaataataataataataacaataacaataataataataattataataataatagtaataataataataataataacaataataataataaaagcaacaataataataataataataataacaataataataataataataataataataataataatatcaataacaataacaataacaataataataataataataataataataataataataataataataataacaataacaataacgattacaataaaaaaaacaataaccatatcaataacaataacaataacaataataataataataataataaaaataataataataataataataataaaaataataataatagtaacagtaataacaacaataataataacaataataataacaataacaataacaataacattaacaataacaataacaataacaataacaataacaataacaataacaataacaataac
- the LOC124422870 gene encoding uncharacterized protein DDB_G0292186-like, with amino-acid sequence NNNNNNNNNNNNNNNNNNNNNNNNNNNNNNYNNNYNNNNNNNKNNNNNNNNNNNNNNNKNNNNNNNNNNNNSNNNNNNNNNNNNNNNNNNKSNNNNNNNNNNNNNNNNNNNNNNNNNNNNNNNNNNNNNNNNNNNNNDNNKKNNNNNNNNNNNNNNNINNNNNNNNNNNNNNNNYNNNNSNNNNNINNSNNNKNNVNTNDNNNNNNNNNNNNNNNNNKYNNNNNNNDNNNNNDNNNNNTNNNNNNNNNNNNNNNNNNNNNNNNNNNN; translated from the exons aataataataataataataataataataacaacaataacaataataataataataataataataataataacaataataataacaataactataacaataactataacaataacaataacaataacaaaaacaataataataataataataataataataataataacaacaataaaaataacaataataataataataataataataataatagtaataataataataataataacaataataataataataataacaataataataataaaagcaacaataataataataataataataataataataataataataacaataacaataacaataacaataataataataataataataataataataataataataataataataataataataacaacaacaataacgataacaataaaaaaaacaataacaat aacaataataataacaataacaataacaataacattaacaataacaataacaataacaataacaataacaataacaataacaattataataataataatagtaataataacaataatattaataatagtaataataataaaaacaatgtcaataccaatgataataataataacaataacaataacaataacaataacaataacaataataataaatataacaataacaacaacaataacgataacaataacaataacgataacaataacaataacacaaacaataacaataacaataacaataacaataacaataacaataacaataacaataacaataacaataacaataacaataacaat
- the LOC124422784 gene encoding GATA zinc finger domain-containing protein 14-like produces the protein NKNNNNNNNNNNKNNNNINNINNNKSNNNNNNNNNNNNNNNNINNNNNNNNNSNNTNNNNNNNNNNNNNNNNKNNKNNDNTNDNNNNNNNNNNNNNNNNIINNKNNNNNNNNNDNNINNNNNNNNNNNNNNNNNNNNNNNNNNNNNNYNNNNNNNKNNNNNNNNNSNNNNNINNNNNNNNNNNNYNNNNNNNNNNNNNNNNNNNNNNNNNNNNNNNNNNNNNYNNNYNNNNNNNKNNNNNNNNNNNNNNNNNNNNNNNNNSNNNNNNNNNNNNNNNNNNKSNNNNNNNNNNNNNNNNNNNNNNNNNNNNNNNNNNNNNNNNNN, from the coding sequence aataaaaataataataataataataacaataacaataaaaataataataatattaataatatcaataacaataaaagtaacaacaataacaataacaataacaataataataataataacaataatattaacaataataataataataataataacagtaacaataccaataataataataataacaataacaataacaataacaataataataataaaaataataaaaacaatgacaataccaatgataataataataacaataacaataacaataacaataacaataataataatattattaataataaaaataataacaataacaataacaataacgataacaatatcaataacaataacaataacaataacaataacaataacaataacaataataataataataataataataacaataacaataataataataattataataataataacaataataataaaaataataataataataataataataacagtaataacaataataacattaataataataataataacaataacaataacaataactataacaataacaataacaacaataataataataataataataataataataacaacaataacaataataataataataataataataataataacaataataataacaataactataacaataactataacaataacaataacaataacaaaaacaataataataataataataataataacaacaataacaataacaataataataataataataataataataatagtaataataataataataataacaataataataataataataacaataataataataaaagcaacaataataataataataataataataataataataataataacaataacaataacaataacaataataataataataataataataataataataataataataataataataataataacaat